The Rhinoderma darwinii isolate aRhiDar2 chromosome 11, aRhiDar2.hap1, whole genome shotgun sequence genome window below encodes:
- the LOC142663786 gene encoding histone H2B 1.1, with the protein MPEPAKSAPAPKKGSKKAVTKTQKKDGKKRRKSRKESYAIYVYKVLKQVHPDTGISSKAMGIMNSFVNDIFERIAGEASRLAHYNKRSTITSREIQTAVRLLLPGELAKHAVSEGTKAVTKYTSAK; encoded by the coding sequence ATGCCTGAGCCCGCCAAGTCTGCCCCGGCGCCCAAGAAGGGCTCCAAGAAAGCCGTGACCAAGACACAGAAGAAGGACGGCAAGAAGCGGAGAAAGAGCAGGAAGGAGAGTTACGCCATTTACGTGTACAAGGTGCTCAAGCAGGTCCACCCTGACACCGGTATCTCGTCCAAGGCCATGGGCATCATGAACtccttcgtcaatgacatcttcgagCGCATCGCAGGGGAAGCCTCCCGCCTGGCTCACTACAACAAGCGCTCCACCATCACCTCCCGGGAGATCCAGACTGCCGTGCGCCTGCTGCTGCCTGGAGAGCTGGCCAAGCACGCCGTGTCCGAGGGCACCAAGGCCGTCACCAAGTACACCAGCGCCAAGTAA
- the LOC142663011 gene encoding histone H2A type 1-like produces MSGRGKQGGKVRAKAKTRSSRAGLQFPVGRVHRLLRKGNYAQRVGAGAPVYMAAVLEYLTAEILELAGNAARDNKKTRIIPRHLQLAVRNDEELNKLLGGVTIAQGGVLPNIQAVLLPKKTESSKSAKSK; encoded by the coding sequence ATGTCTGGAAGAGGAAAGCAAGGAGGCAAAGTGCGGGCTAAAGCCAAGACCCGCTCATCCCGGGCAGGACTTCAGTTTCCTGtcggtcgtgtgcacagacttCTCCGCAAGGGCAACTACGCTCAGAGGGTGGGTGCCGGCGCTCCGGTTTACATGGCCGCTGTGCTGGAATATCTGACCGCTGAGATCCTGGAACTGGCCGGAAATGCCGCCCGGGACAACAAGAAGACCCGAATCATCCCCCGTCACCTGCAGCTGGCCGTGCGCAATGACGAGGAGCTCAACAAGCTGCTGGGTGGTGTGACCATCGCTCAGGGAGGCGTCCTGCCCAACATCCAGGCCGTTCTGCTGCCCAAGAAGACCGAGAGCAGCAAAAGCGCCAAGAGCAAGTGA